Proteins from a single region of Trypanosoma brucei brucei TREU927 chromosome 7, complete sequence:
- a CDS encoding carnitine O-palmitoyltransferase II, putative (similar to Carnitine O-palmitoyltransferase II, mitochondrial precursor(EC 2.3.1.21) (CPT II). (Swiss-Prot:P23786) [Homo sapiens;]), which translates to MRLSSVCWRLEALKDFTDWSLWGPLVQRISTGVCTDCTALHTSVLPTRHLQRSLFRLPVPKLEKTCARYLEAVKPLVPPKQYDFTAKVVQEFEANEGIVLQDELVRTNKANRHTSYVSADWCDRYLMDRTPLPINRNPCLVTRRDADKQDMLTRATFWISSSVIFQQKYLDNTLQPDIYYSAPPNHYCRSDWFQRTVALSPEYVSAKVMSVGSNFHAFPLDMSRYDYLMCSTRVPGVLRDEIKAVGFAQHIIVLYRGQQYVVTVADKDCRPLPDEQIYARLKAIAELNAAPPDIDVGIFTSMDRTSWHAVRLSMARHQVNQQNLELLDSALFVVCLDDDVVVDYLKPGGATGATRSMLAKETNRWFDKSISIIVTKDGTLGVSFEHSWGDGLVVKRYVEDVFNHSIMRPSKDMPRDVSPTEPVRQLKWCLPPELQHQALKAKTRMSGDMRRLDFCTSLLPGTGFNDPLLRNLRIGLDGLMQVAMQLAWWRLNKSTVSTYESCSTAAYLRGRTDCIRPATIESQAFTMLMDSPGVPISEKRGAFLCAVKKHRTNVKNTRTGQGVDCHLFALSKVAERRNPQRVPLLFSDPSYATLTSNILSTSSLFSNAVVGGGFGPVSAGYGVGYAAGPECLLFNVSCWKECGPIHSAEEFSRAICTAVVDCYDMLED; encoded by the coding sequence ATGCGCCTTTCCTCTGTTTGCTGGCGCTTAGAGGCGTTAAAAGATTTTACAGATTGGAGCCTCTGGGGACCACTGGTGCAGCGCATCTCAACTGGCGTTTGCACGGACTGCACGGCACTCCATACATCTGTTCTTCCAACTAGGCATCTGCAGCGCAGTCTGTTTCGTCTTCCAGTGCCAAAGCTGGAGAAAACATGCGCCAGGTACCTTGAAGCTGTAAAGCCCCTTGTGCCACCCAAACAGTATGACTTCACAGCCAAGGTGGTGCAGGAGTTTGAAGCCAATGAAGGTATAGTTCTGCAGGATGAGTTGGTGCGAACTAACAAGGCAAACAGGCACACTTCATACGTATCAGCTGATTGGTGCGACCGCTACCTTATGGACCGAACGCCTCTTCCAATCAATCGTAACCCATGCCTCGTTACACGACGGGATGCAGATAAGCAGGATATGCTTACGCGAGCAACGTTTTGGATATCCAGCAGTGTTATTTTCCAGCAGAAATATCTTGATAACACTTTGCAACCAGATATATATTACTCTGCACCACCAAACCATTACTGTCGAAGCGACTGGTTTCAGCGCACAGTGGCGTTATCTCCTGAATATGTCTCTGCCAAAGTTATGAGTGTTGGCTCTAACTTCCATGCATTTCCGCTTGACATGTCACGGTACGACTACCTAATGTGCTCTACGCGCGTGCCAGGAGTCCTCCGGGATGAGATTAAGGCAGTTGGGTTCGCACAGCATATTATTGTGCTGTACCGTGGTCAGCAGTACGTGGTAACAGTCGCGGACAAGGATTGTCGACCGCTTCCAGACGAACAAATATATGCACGGCTCAAGGCGATCGCCGAATTGAACGCCGCGCCGCCGGATATTGATGTTGGCATTTTTACATCGATGGATCGGACGTCGTGGCATGCGGTGCGTTTGTCAATGGCACGCCACCAAGTCAATCAACAGAACCTTGAGTTGCTTGACTCTGCCCTGTTCGTGGTGTGCCTCGATGACGATGTGGTGGTGGATTACCTCAAACCCGGAGGGGCCACGGGAGCCACACGTTCTATGTTGGCGAAGGAAACGAATCGTTGGTTTGATAAGAGCATTAGCATAATTGTTACGAAGGACGGTACGTTAGGAGTTAGCTTTGAACATAGTTGGGGTGACGGCTTAGTCGTAAAGCGGTACGTTGAGGATGTGTTTAATCACTCCATCATGCGCCCTAGCAAGGATATGCCAAGGGACGTTTCGCCAACGGAGCCAGTGCGCCAACTTAAATGGTGTCTCCCGCCCGAGTTGCAGCATCAGGCTTTAAAGGCGAAGACGCGAATGAGTGGGGATATGCGACGGCTTGATTTTTGCACTTCGCTGCTACCCGGGACAGGCTTTAACGACCCATTGCTGCGCAATTTGCGCATTGGTTTGGATGGACTAATGCAAGTGGCGATGCAACTTGCATGGTGGAGGCTTAACAAAAGCACGGTCAGTACATATGAAAGTTGCAGTACAGCAGCCTATCTGCGCGGCCGAACGGATTGCATTCGGCCGGCTACAATTGAGAGTCAGGCGTTTACGATGTTGATGGACTCACCGGGAGTTCCAATTAGTGAAAAGAGAGGTGCGTTTTTGTGTGCAGTGAAAAAGCACAGGACTAACGTTAAGAATACCCGCACAGGTCAAGGTGTGGATTGCCACTTATTCGCCTTAAGTAAGGTAGCAGAGCGCCGTAACCCACAGCGTGTTCCACTACTTTTCAGTGACCCTTCATACGCGACACTCACGAGTAACATTCTGAGCACTTCGTCACTTTTTTCAAATGCTGTCGTTGGTGGAGGCTTTGGGCCTGTTAGTGCTGGGTACGGTGTGGGCTATGCAGCGGGACCGGAGTGTTTACTGTTTAACGTGTCGTGCTGGAAGGAGTGTGGGCCCATACACTCCGCCGAGGAATTCTCGCGAGCAATATgtactgctgttgttgattgCTACGATATGCTCGAGGATTAG